One region of Quercus lobata isolate SW786 chromosome 2, ValleyOak3.0 Primary Assembly, whole genome shotgun sequence genomic DNA includes:
- the LOC115975852 gene encoding uncharacterized protein LOC115975852, which produces MEVGATKKNKRVQEVAALATATIKEGKLQLPKPGNKRKFGVDTSSKPFETITRPKKTPSHPLMTPGCPAFVECPRAPGKGKGALTPPKPPLLVNDATYAMEQVMSIIKEEDINDCDEFTPAAIGESGLHDLAKVLSSYFTSFFCLSIICLSFIQLLVCLSSNGGDKDH; this is translated from the coding sequence ATGGAGGTGGGTGCAACCAAGAAGAATAAGAGGGTTCAGGAGGTAGCTGCTCTTGCTACAGCAACAATTAAGGAGGGGAAGCTTCAACTTCCTAAGCCTGGTAATAAGAGGAAGTTTGGTGTGGACACTTCCTCAAAACCCTTCGAGACCATTACTCGTCCGAAGAAGACTCCTTCTCATCCTTTAATGACTCCTGGTTGTCCAGCTTTTGTTGAGTGTCCAAGGGCACCTGGCAAAGGAAAGGGAGCTCTCACTCCCCCCAAACCTCCCCTGCTCGTTAATGATGCTACTTATGCTATGGAGCAAGTCATGTCTATCATCAAGGAAGAGGATATAAACGATTGTGATGAGTTCACTCCTGCAGCTATTGGGGAGTCTGGGTTGCATGATCTTGCCAAGGTATTATCCTCTTACTTcacttcctttttttgtttatctATTATCTGTCTTTCATTTATTCAACTCCTTGTGTGCCTTTCAAGCAATGGTGGGGATAAAGACCATTGA